One genomic segment of Corynebacterium durum includes these proteins:
- a CDS encoding Abi family protein, which yields MKPWRSWGEQLQLFKDRGLILSSEDDCLKFLKQVGYYRFSGYRRYFQKSPEDGVNEFISGVTFDQIFEIYSLDQRLHQFLMGPISQIEILLRNRYAYMVAEKGGAYGEYLCDSYFSGAESSESLSEACIRDIERSKDRHILRYRDDSASEKYAKLPVWSAVEAFSFGTLSKCIERGQHGQMSHLICEDIGLAKSGFPSRLRSIVYLRNRCAHYGRLWNHCVIDAGAVPHNVRNKAKRRLAIGNFTPRSIMDVIVSLDDFLKKMNIRSDFLEQFEQLFMLDNDVFRRGMIDPQSTKDRYQH from the coding sequence ATGAAACCTTGGCGCTCTTGGGGAGAGCAGCTGCAATTATTTAAAGATCGAGGTTTAATTTTATCCTCAGAGGATGATTGTCTAAAATTTTTAAAACAAGTAGGCTATTATCGCTTTTCTGGATATCGTAGATATTTTCAGAAGTCTCCCGAAGATGGTGTAAATGAATTTATTTCCGGGGTGACTTTTGATCAAATATTTGAAATATATTCCCTTGATCAGAGATTGCACCAGTTTCTGATGGGTCCGATTTCTCAAATAGAGATATTATTACGCAATCGATATGCCTATATGGTTGCGGAGAAGGGTGGGGCATATGGGGAGTATCTTTGCGATTCCTATTTTTCTGGCGCTGAGTCATCTGAGTCGTTATCGGAAGCGTGCATTCGGGATATTGAACGAAGTAAAGACCGTCATATTCTTAGGTATCGCGATGATTCCGCTTCTGAAAAATATGCCAAACTTCCAGTTTGGTCTGCGGTTGAAGCTTTTTCTTTTGGTACGCTTTCAAAGTGTATTGAGAGGGGTCAGCATGGTCAAATGTCTCATTTGATTTGTGAAGATATTGGTCTTGCTAAAAGTGGATTCCCCTCTCGCTTGCGGTCTATTGTGTATTTAAGAAATAGATGTGCTCATTATGGGAGATTGTGGAATCATTGTGTGATTGATGCCGGGGCTGTTCCGCATAATGTGCGCAATAAGGCAAAGCGGCGGTTGGCTATAGGGAATTTTACGCCAAGATCAATTATGGATGTTATTGTTTCGTTGGATGATTTTCTTAAAAAAATGAATATAAGATCAGATTTTCTTGAGCAATTTGAACAATTATTCATGCTGGACAATGATGTCTTTAGGCGGGGGATGATTGATCCTCAGTCTACGAAAGATCGGTATCAACACTAG
- a CDS encoding alpha/beta fold hydrolase has product MWAAYSAFYPPELRAQITAPEHTWWPWRGNHVHVACTHNADAHARILVIHGAGGHSGALWPIASLIAAQEIDVSAIDLPLYGLTKTPHPQDIRYQDWVNVLVDYIDAHSDNRPLILVGASIGGLLASEVAAQSRHVHAVVATCLLNPRTWQAQAHMTTFGPFGVLSGLVAPLARGPITRIMIPMRWVANFRRMSRNPQLSALCARDPLGGGAQIPLGFLASFLRYQHTPPTVPVHLAHPQCDAWTPPRLSMDTLATMPQPAGCTLLQECGHFPIEEPGVSELINAVMAATQSSQRRANP; this is encoded by the coding sequence ATGTGGGCTGCCTACAGCGCTTTCTACCCTCCAGAACTACGAGCGCAGATAACTGCGCCAGAGCACACGTGGTGGCCCTGGCGCGGAAACCATGTGCATGTTGCATGTACCCACAACGCTGATGCCCACGCGCGCATCCTCGTTATTCACGGTGCAGGTGGACACAGCGGTGCGCTATGGCCTATCGCCAGCCTCATCGCAGCACAAGAAATCGATGTTTCCGCCATTGATTTGCCGCTTTACGGCCTCACAAAAACACCACATCCACAGGACATTCGTTACCAAGACTGGGTGAATGTGCTGGTTGACTACATTGATGCGCATTCTGACAACCGCCCGCTCATTCTCGTCGGGGCAAGCATCGGCGGCCTACTTGCCAGCGAGGTAGCTGCACAATCCAGGCATGTTCACGCTGTTGTAGCCACGTGCCTTCTCAATCCCCGGACATGGCAAGCCCAAGCGCATATGACCACATTTGGTCCTTTCGGGGTGCTTTCCGGACTAGTGGCACCACTCGCTCGCGGCCCCATCACACGCATCATGATCCCCATGCGGTGGGTCGCGAACTTCAGACGCATGAGCCGCAATCCACAACTTTCGGCGTTATGTGCTCGCGACCCCCTCGGTGGAGGAGCACAGATTCCACTAGGATTCCTCGCATCATTTCTTCGCTACCAGCACACCCCACCAACCGTGCCTGTCCACCTCGCGCACCCACAATGCGACGCATGGACACCTCCGCGACTCAGCATGGATACACTCGCCACCATGCCACAACCTGCAGGCTGCACCCTGCTCCAAGAATGCGGGCATTTTCCCATCGAAGAACCCGGGGTAAGTGAACTTATTAACGCAGTCATGGCCGCCACCCAATCATCACAACGCAGGGCAAACCCATAA
- a CDS encoding TetR/AcrR family transcriptional regulator: MRKDARENREEILRVARLLFAQHGLEVSMRTIASTVGVGIATLYRNFPTRADLILGLVEQGAGEVEALLDECVASWDADPEAAWQNLVHSLANLKMSALVSQIVVTPEVKEIVDRAREIRRTGIERTAGVLDRAKEAGLLTEDMTIERFHVGLATIARPLPELPVLDSQPGQTWLVDVFLKGIRPD; encoded by the coding sequence ATGCGCAAGGATGCAAGGGAAAACCGCGAGGAAATACTGAGGGTCGCGCGATTGTTGTTTGCGCAGCATGGGTTAGAGGTATCCATGCGCACTATTGCCTCGACGGTGGGGGTCGGAATTGCCACGCTGTACAGGAATTTTCCCACCCGCGCCGACCTTATTCTTGGGCTTGTCGAGCAGGGTGCGGGGGAGGTGGAGGCGCTTCTCGACGAATGCGTTGCGTCCTGGGATGCCGACCCGGAGGCAGCGTGGCAGAACCTTGTTCACTCACTCGCGAATCTTAAGATGAGTGCCTTGGTCTCGCAGATTGTGGTAACGCCAGAGGTGAAGGAGATTGTGGATCGGGCTCGCGAGATTCGCCGCACTGGCATTGAGCGCACGGCTGGGGTTCTGGACCGCGCAAAAGAGGCGGGCCTGCTTACGGAGGATATGACCATTGAGCGCTTCCACGTTGGCCTCGCCACCATTGCTCGCCCGCTCCCAGAACTGCCGGTTCTTGATTCTCAGCCTGGGCAAACGTGGCTGGTTGATGTATTCCTGAAGGGTATCCGCCCCGACTAG
- a CDS encoding NAD-dependent deacylase produces the protein MTPNADFNRSLDQALNLARNARHVEVFTGAGMSAESGLETYRDDTTGLWENVDPQAMASISAWVKDPDPMWAWYLWRARLAHNAQPNAGHEALARWASISDVHVTTQNIDNLHERAGSPEVTHLHGSLFEWRCTICARPYRNVDLPDEPVERLTPPDCPLCGNPIRPGVVWFGEALPPREWATAEEKMTNADLVVIVGTSGIVQPAASLPIIAAELGTPILEISPAATELTRLTSVSLRSTAATALPPLIDALEG, from the coding sequence ATGACACCCAACGCAGACTTCAACCGCTCCCTTGACCAGGCCCTCAACCTTGCCCGCAACGCTCGCCACGTTGAGGTGTTCACCGGCGCGGGAATGAGCGCCGAAAGCGGCCTGGAAACCTACCGCGATGACACCACTGGCCTGTGGGAAAACGTTGATCCGCAGGCAATGGCCTCCATTTCCGCTTGGGTGAAAGACCCTGACCCCATGTGGGCCTGGTATTTATGGCGCGCCCGACTGGCCCACAATGCCCAACCGAATGCGGGGCATGAGGCGTTGGCCCGGTGGGCGTCGATAAGCGACGTGCATGTGACCACCCAGAACATCGACAACTTGCATGAACGCGCGGGGTCACCGGAGGTGACGCACCTGCATGGCAGCCTTTTCGAGTGGCGATGCACCATCTGCGCCCGCCCCTACCGCAACGTTGATCTGCCGGACGAGCCCGTTGAACGCCTCACGCCACCCGACTGTCCGCTGTGCGGTAACCCGATCCGCCCAGGTGTCGTATGGTTTGGGGAGGCATTGCCGCCGCGCGAGTGGGCCACCGCCGAGGAAAAAATGACCAACGCGGACCTCGTGGTAATTGTGGGTACCTCCGGCATCGTGCAGCCCGCAGCATCACTGCCGATTATCGCCGCGGAACTCGGCACGCCAATCCTGGAAATCTCCCCCGCCGCCACCGAACTCACCCGGCTCACCAGCGTGTCCTTGCGATCCACCGCCGCGACCGCGCTGCCACCGCTTATCGACGCCCTCGAGGGCTGA
- a CDS encoding class I SAM-dependent methyltransferase, with protein sequence MAQPHKAKVSYGIDGPIVPAAFSIGAVIFIICGLIWSPWFYIGAVLSAVQAGFYLHATFRGKFVVWDRVLNDIPFQGNEKILDMGCGHGTVLIAAAQRIPHGTAIGIDLWRSIDQSGNSMDATLHNAEIEGVADRVTLETADMTALPFPDNSFDVVVSSLAIHNIHSVEGRKKAVHEAYRVAKPGGHIIIADPFKAKEYGPALTEAGATDTHTRSVGWEMWWSGPWSATYFVTATKS encoded by the coding sequence ATGGCACAACCACACAAAGCAAAGGTTAGCTACGGGATTGACGGACCGATCGTACCCGCAGCGTTCAGCATCGGGGCCGTCATATTCATCATCTGCGGCCTGATATGGTCACCGTGGTTTTACATTGGCGCAGTCTTATCTGCCGTCCAGGCGGGATTCTATTTACACGCCACATTTCGCGGAAAATTCGTGGTGTGGGATCGCGTATTGAACGACATTCCTTTTCAAGGAAACGAAAAGATCTTGGACATGGGATGCGGTCACGGTACCGTCCTTATCGCCGCAGCACAACGCATTCCCCATGGCACAGCAATTGGCATTGACCTGTGGCGTTCCATTGATCAATCAGGAAACTCCATGGATGCGACACTGCATAACGCGGAAATCGAGGGAGTTGCCGATAGGGTCACATTGGAAACCGCCGATATGACAGCTCTCCCCTTCCCCGACAATTCCTTTGATGTGGTTGTCTCCAGCCTGGCCATTCACAATATCCACTCTGTTGAAGGCCGCAAAAAGGCAGTTCACGAGGCATATCGCGTGGCCAAGCCAGGTGGCCACATCATTATTGCCGACCCATTTAAAGCCAAAGAATACGGCCCAGCACTCACAGAAGCCGGCGCCACCGATACTCACACCCGTTCAGTCGGATGGGAGATGTGGTGGTCCGGCCCTTGGTCGGCGACCTATTTTGTTACCGCAACAAAGAGTTAA
- a CDS encoding excalibur calcium-binding domain-containing protein codes for MTYPTSCSPIPPLSPRTPQQPQRSTAGRVFKAAVSIIAVIIGGLLLLASLGILVISGFGQAFAMFLVSAGFLVPAGWWFICEYKDMQRAKEQQRGFFGQSVAPAQRHWKVVAPAAVVAALMGMALVEPAPDHEVVGTSVPIPATSTSMMTTTTSKQETTRRTSTSTTTTTKVTSEVVAPLSDLVQASPEPTPEPETPEPPAPPVQPAQVQNLVGTQQNSAGAYPNCCAAWTAGDAPVYAGSPGYGPHLDRDHDGIGCEKRPKNC; via the coding sequence ATGACATACCCCACCTCATGCTCACCCATCCCACCCCTCTCGCCTCGGACGCCGCAACAACCACAGCGCAGCACCGCTGGACGTGTGTTCAAAGCAGCAGTATCCATCATTGCTGTGATCATTGGTGGACTACTGCTTCTCGCTTCCCTGGGAATACTGGTCATATCTGGTTTCGGGCAAGCATTCGCCATGTTTCTTGTGTCGGCGGGCTTCCTTGTACCCGCTGGTTGGTGGTTTATTTGCGAATACAAAGACATGCAGCGGGCAAAAGAACAGCAGCGTGGTTTCTTTGGTCAAAGTGTGGCTCCCGCGCAGCGCCATTGGAAGGTTGTGGCACCGGCTGCCGTGGTTGCAGCACTCATGGGGATGGCGCTCGTCGAACCAGCACCTGACCATGAGGTTGTGGGGACTTCGGTACCTATTCCCGCGACCTCGACTTCTATGATGACCACCACGACATCAAAGCAGGAAACAACCCGGCGAACCTCAACCTCAACTACGACAACAACAAAAGTCACATCCGAGGTGGTTGCCCCTCTCTCGGATCTGGTGCAAGCAAGCCCGGAACCCACGCCTGAACCGGAGACGCCGGAACCCCCAGCTCCGCCGGTCCAGCCTGCCCAGGTGCAGAACCTCGTTGGAACACAGCAGAACAGCGCGGGCGCGTACCCCAACTGTTGCGCGGCCTGGACTGCCGGTGATGCACCTGTGTATGCAGGTTCTCCAGGTTACGGTCCGCATCTCGACCGTGATCACGACGGCATTGGCTGCGAAAAGCGCCCGAAAAACTGCTAG